TAACAACGATAAAACCCTAATCTTCGATCTTCGTTGGCGAAGTCCCGATTTCAGGACCTGGATCGATATAGAAAATATTGTCGGCTATGAACAGTCGGAGCAGGGCACTACCGATCAGACAAGGCCCTTTAATGCAGTCAGCAGTACTGACGAGAAACTGTTGAGGCGCATGCATTCTGTTACTCTCAGTCACCGCTTCACCCGGACGCATCGTATCGTCGTGAATGCGGTCTACGGAAAGCAGGAAGGAGGGGACACTATTGCAGATGCCAACAATCCACCAGGATTTCTCATTACGCAAGAGAGTCGATGGTACGGCATCAATCTGAACTACTATTTTCAATGGCGCGAAAACAAACAGTTAGGTATGCGTGCTGAGTGGTTCAGAGATGAGCAGGGTGCGCATGCCTTACTACCTGAAGGTATTTATCGATCGCTGACGATGAACCTCTCCTGGTGGGTGCAGGATGGTCTTAGGATCCGCCCTGAGCTGCGTTACGATCAATACAGCGGCAACGGCAAGCCCTTTGCGGGACAGGTGCCAACAATATTCTTCGGTGAGGAGGAACAACAGTGGGTAGCATCGCTGGATGCCACCTGGTTCTATACCCTATGAATAACAAATATACCTTTGTTGGCGCCTTGCGGCCTTTTTCGCTTGTGGTAGCCATTGCCACCTGCGGACTCGGTGTCAGTCTGGCGCTCATAGACAATGCGGATGACAGCTGGCTGGCCTGGCTCGTGCTCCTTACAGGCCTGCTGTTACAGGTAGCCGTCAATCTGGTCAATGACGCACCCGATCTGGTTAATCAAGAGCTGGACCAGTTAAGTCGGCAAAACATTCTTCGGAATCAGAAAATCGGCTGGATCATTATGCTGCTGGCCGTCATGCTGGGTCTCTATATGGTCTCCATCAGGGGATGGCCTCTGCTCCTGTTGGGCATGGTCGGTGTGGCAGGTGCCTGGGGATATACCGGTGGCAAGGTCAACTATAAACAGCGCGGCCTGGGTATCGTACTGGTGTTTCTTCTGATGGGCGTATTGCTGATCGGCGGTTCATACTATGTACTCAGCGGTCTCTACACATGGAGGGTGTTCTGGCTGTCACTGCCCTTCAGCCTGCTCTCATCCCTGTTGTTGCTGAGTAATGAGTTGAGGGATTATGAATCCGACCGTGATGCAGGTATCCGTACCCTGATAGTCCGCATAGGTTACCATTCAGGTGTCAGGCTCTACTACCTGCTCATCAGCCTGGTCTACCTCATCTGCGCGATGCTCTATTGGGCCGGGATGCTGCCAGGATTTTTAATGCTACTGATCACTTCACTGGCATTGGTCGGCCCTCTCAATCTGCTCGATTCGCCAACCACCCAGCGGCAGCGATTGACACCGCTGACAGGCCGCTTCTACCTCCTGTTTGGCGCAACCTATCTTGCTACCCTATGGATGGATCTGCCGTGAACCAAGATATGATCCTGAGTCTGGCACTACCGGTCACGCTGTTCTGTATCATGTTCAGCATGGGTACAGCGCTTGTTGCCAGGGACTTTCGGCTTATCCTTGAATCTCCATTCTCCGTGCTGATTGGTATTGTCAGTCAGATGCTCATTCTTCCCCTTGTGGCTTTGGTCGTGCTCATGCTGCTGCAACTGCCTCCTGAGCTCTTTGTCGGTTTCATGATCCTGGCCTTCAGTCCAGGGGGCACCACATCCAACATGTTCTCCTACCTGGGCAGGGGTAATGTGGCACTCTCAATTACCTTGACGGCGATTGTCAGTCTGGTGACGCCGCTTACCATTCCGCTGTTCGCAAGCCAGGTCATTGAATGGCAGCTGGACAGTCGCAGCGAGATAGTTCTTCCCTTTGTCTCCACATTTGCAAAACTTGTGCTCGTGACATTGATACCCGTCGCTCTCGGTATGCTGTTACGTCACTATCGACCCAACTTCTGTATGAAAAATGAAAGGCTTCTGACCCGGATTCCGCTGATCATGCTGCTCCTGGTCATTGTAGGTATCATCCGGCAGAACTGGGAATCGATGCCGTTGTTTATTGCCCAGACCGGCGTGCCCGCCCTGATACTTGCTACACTGGCCTTGGGGGCGGGATATGGCTTTGCCCGTATGATGCGCTTAATTGAGACAGACGCGCGCACTGTTGCGATAGAGACGGGCATTCAAAACGGCGGTACGGCG
This sequence is a window from Candidatus Thiodiazotropha sp. LNASS1. Protein-coding genes within it:
- a CDS encoding outer membrane beta-barrel protein, with amino-acid sequence MSCSLSADGSDEFALRTRIQFGAIKNDNASENIFPSGFLNFDEGLNLNRAELILEKVPQSNIKPRIGPFPGPKPSLAGWGFEIDLRYGEDAAITFGLDDELEINEGNERLYLLPQWFLTGYLPIGDGFSWIAGSWFTSIGHEIGAPVDPPTAFYTHAYAFTYQPVKHVGAMGALKLPFDRESGLWSSGLGIVQGWNNLQDNNNDKTLIFDLRWRSPDFRTWIDIENIVGYEQSEQGTTDQTRPFNAVSSTDEKLLRRMHSVTLSHRFTRTHRIVVNAVYGKQEGGDTIADANNPPGFLITQESRWYGINLNYYFQWRENKQLGMRAEWFRDEQGAHALLPEGIYRSLTMNLSWWVQDGLRIRPELRYDQYSGNGKPFAGQVPTIFFGEEEQQWVASLDATWFYTL
- a CDS encoding bile acid:sodium symporter family protein; the protein is MNQDMILSLALPVTLFCIMFSMGTALVARDFRLILESPFSVLIGIVSQMLILPLVALVVLMLLQLPPELFVGFMILAFSPGGTTSNMFSYLGRGNVALSITLTAIVSLVTPLTIPLFASQVIEWQLDSRSEIVLPFVSTFAKLVLVTLIPVALGMLLRHYRPNFCMKNERLLTRIPLIMLLLVIVGIIRQNWESMPLFIAQTGVPALILATLALGAGYGFARMMRLIETDARTVAIETGIQNGGTAILVTGTILNNPTMTIAPVMYGILMLIPTFAYIAWLNRRQTAMA
- a CDS encoding prenyltransferase, translating into MNNKYTFVGALRPFSLVVAIATCGLGVSLALIDNADDSWLAWLVLLTGLLLQVAVNLVNDAPDLVNQELDQLSRQNILRNQKIGWIIMLLAVMLGLYMVSIRGWPLLLLGMVGVAGAWGYTGGKVNYKQRGLGIVLVFLLMGVLLIGGSYYVLSGLYTWRVFWLSLPFSLLSSLLLLSNELRDYESDRDAGIRTLIVRIGYHSGVRLYYLLISLVYLICAMLYWAGMLPGFLMLLITSLALVGPLNLLDSPTTQRQRLTPLTGRFYLLFGATYLATLWMDLP